gaaaaaacataaaaaatcaaTGTACAATTTACACTGAAGACATATCTAGTGGTCAAACTTGAGCAGCATAGTAGCACTACttttatttcaatatacttTTTAAGCGCCAATGTAAATACATTGAATATTCTCTCTGcatatttaattaatctaaGTATTTCGATTCTATTATTTGATGATAGGCTACCACCCAGTAATGACTGTTGGGCATGCCACCTAgtataattttacttaattatttattttttttcttattttttatttcatatttttttacatatttaaatattcttaaaaatataaaaaatacattaatacattaaaattcaattatttaattatcaagtaatttttttaaaaaaataaataaatacatgagcgatcaaaatgaaaaaataaactcaagtaACATACTAACATTTTCCTAAAAAGTAAGTGTATAATTGGGATTGGAGTACCATTCTTGGAAGATATATCTAAGTAAATATCTAGTCCAacatcttaaaagaaaaaaaaaagggaaaagaaaaccattattattattattcttaaacttaaaaatatgaaaaaatgagaaCATGCATATATGACGTGAGCAGTTGCCAAAAAAGTCATGGAAGTCATCGGCCACCAATCAAAGCCAataagtcatatatatataatggccaCGCGTGGGTGAGTTCGGCCACCCCAAATGACTATGGGGTGGATTCAACCACCCTCAGCGACTCAGAAAAATGGAAATTCCTCATCTTACATGATAACAATATGTTCTAaaacattttccaaaaataaccaaataaaaataatagttattCATTTTCACTACTTTATTATTTTACTGTTTAAACTTATACCTCGCTTTGGTTACACGGCCTTAAAGTATTCCTATGATAAAAGGAATAACTAACTTTTATGCATTTTGTTGTaacttaaaagagaaaaaacttCATGGGGTACCCTAGGGTATCCCCATGAAGTTTACACGCTTTCATGAGTTTTAGTACTACATGCAGTATCAGTGAGATAACGTTAACGTACATAAAGATTTGATAAGATTCTAGGATATCACTTCGATCGTATCCCTGTCATTAATTCCAAATGATTTAATGATATTAATTGACGACGATCATTGATGATGTATGAAGGCTAAAGCTTTAAAGTGCAAAAAGCGCAATGGACTTGAAGGGATCCCTTCAAGTCCATTGCGCTTACACATAATTAGAAGCAATCTAGGAATATCTTTACTGTTCCAACAACTTATAGGCGGTAGTCGTTGCCTTTCAAACAAAGATTGCAGAATAATTTAACCCTCGACTTTTTGGTACAAATTCATTAATTAGACCAAAAGCTAGCAACGTATCATGTAGattatcatttattttcctcTCTGGTGGGGTTTTGCAGGAAAGAGGAAGGATAATGATGAAATTCGCAAACTTGCTCGAAGAAAATGTAGAAGAATTAGCCGCCTTGGAAACAATTGACTGTGGGAAGTTGTTTAGTGTCGCCAAGAACATGGACATTCCAGGTGCAGCAAGTTTACTCCGTTACTATGCTGGTGCAGCTGATAAAGTTCATGGTGAAGTACTGAAAATGTCCCGTGAACTTCATGGATACACTTTGCTCGAACCTATTGGAGTCGTGGGCCACATTATCCCTTGGAATTTCCCCACCACCATGTTCTTCATGAAGGTTAGCCCGTCTTTAGCTGCCGGATGCACTATGGTCGTCAAGCCTTCCGAACAAACTCCTCTGTCAGCTCTCTACTATGCTCATCTTGCTAAGCTGGTAAGGGTGAATGAAAGATATTATAGATGTTCTTCTTTCTGCATGCCATACACCATTATTATGCCTTATGATGGCCTTTTCTGTCTCATGTGAAGTCAACTCCAACCAAAATCTTTCCTTTTTTACCTATCCCTTTTTACCAATTTATCAGCTGGTGGCCTTTTTACCTATCCCTTTTTCCCTCTTGTCAAGGCTGGCATCCCTGATGGGGTGCTCAATGTTGTAACCGGATTTGGACCAACAGCTGGGGCTGCCATAAGTTCTCACATGGACATCGACGCGGTATGCAACTCTAATTTTTGCGattattttgatcaacctcacggCCAAGTTTATGGCTTTAGTTTGGGTATAAATGTTCTTGAATCTGCTATATGCTTGTACTCAATTTATCAGGTTAGTTTCACTGGTTCCACAGAAGTAGGACGCAAAGTAATGCAGGCCGCAGCAGAAAGTAATTTGAAAGTGGTTTCACTTGAATTAGGAGGCAAGTCACCCCTCATAATTTTTGATGACGCCAATGTAGATATGGCTGCCGAGCTTGCTATCTTGGGCATTCTATTTAACAAggtaaaatagtttttatttttttgttattttaacaAATTTGCATTTTAGAAAGccgttttatataaaaatgttgctcaaatgaatttttttctaattgatatatgtatatatgtgtatatgtatatatatttgcagGGAGAAATATGTGTGGCAAGTTCTCGTGTTTATGTTCAAGAAGGGATATATGACCATGTTGTGAAGAAATTAGTGGAAAAGGCCAAAGCTTGGGTAGTTGGGGATCCTTTTGATCCTAAAACTCAACAAGGGCCCCAGGTATGAAGTGAGATTgccttaatttgtttttaactttttaaggaCAGTACAAAGGAACATACAATAGCAAACCATTTAGCCAACAATATTAACAAGAAAGGATACAATCCAATTCCTGGAATCCCATGCAATAGAACTGCAAAGGACCCTAGTAGTAATAATAAGAACAATAATACACAGCAGGCCGCTTGTTTTATACGAGCAGGGTTCCTATAAAAAagctcatttattttattttatttttatgtgcaGGTCGATTTGAAGCAGTTTGAAAGAATTCTTTCATACATTGAGCAAGGCAAGAGAGAAGGAGCAACCCTTTTAACTGGGGGAAAGCCCATTGCTCGGAAGGGATATTACATTGAGCCTACAATTTTCGCTGACGTAAAGGTATATACTTAAATTCTTACTAAAAACTaatgatcatttaatttttatttaacaatGTCTATCTTTCCTTCTTTGCTGTGATTCTTGCCGACTTGCTCAGGAAGAAATGCTCATAGCGCAGGATGAAATATTTGGACCAGTTTTGGCTCTTGCAAAGTTCAAGTGAGTactgttttcaatcaaatctatTCACAAATTTCAATATCGAAATGAATATATCATAATGAGAGACATGGTTATTCCCTCCATCTTTGATTCCACATACTCAGAAACTTTTGGTTTCATGCAGCtccaagtttttattttcattctccTAATTATTTTTAGAGATATCCCTTTGCTTGATAGAAAGCGCTCTCTATTTTGGCTTATGATCTCGTGAATAATTACGTACAGAACTATTGAGGAGGCGATTAAGAGGGCCAACAGCACTAAATATGG
The genomic region above belongs to Carya illinoinensis cultivar Pawnee chromosome 4, C.illinoinensisPawnee_v1, whole genome shotgun sequence and contains:
- the LOC122308502 gene encoding aldehyde dehydrogenase family 2 member C4-like, with translation MWSHCDDSSAASFVKNPTIKFTKLFINGEFVDSVSGKTFETIDPRIGEVTARIAEGDKEDVELAVKAARQAFDHGPWPRLPGSERGRIMMKFANLLEENVEELAALETIDCGKLFSVAKNMDIPGAASLLRYYAGAADKVHGEVLKMSRELHGYTLLEPIGVVGHIIPWNFPTTMFFMKVSPSLAAGCTMVVKPSEQTPLSALYYAHLAKLAGIPDGVLNVVTGFGPTAGAAISSHMDIDAVSFTGSTEVGRKVMQAAAESNLKVVSLELGGKSPLIIFDDANVDMAAELAILGILFNKGEICVASSRVYVQEGIYDHVVKKLVEKAKAWVVGDPFDPKTQQGPQVDLKQFERILSYIEQGKREGATLLTGGKPIARKGYYIEPTIFADVKEEMLIAQDEIFGPVLALAKFKTIEEAIKRANSTKYGLAAGIVTKDLNVANTVSRSIRAGTIWINCYFAFDNDCPLGGYKMSGFGKDFGMDALHKYLQVKSVVTPLYNTPWL